From Sander vitreus isolate 19-12246 chromosome 5, sanVit1, whole genome shotgun sequence:
TCTAACAAATGATGGGGGAACTTTTTGGCCAGTAATTTACGTTATACTTGAGTTTTGCACCTGAGTTGCATTTTAATGCCAACATTGTTAATCAAATTACCCCTTTATAAATAGATTTATGTTAAAACAACTTCATACTTCCCTAGCTGCGTGTCAATTCTCAGTAGCCTAGCTGTAAATGGAGACAAGTCGTATTCAAGGCGTGATTCAGGACAGGCTAAATAAACGTTACAAATGAGTACATGAAGGCAACACCAACGTACGCCAAAACAATTCTAGGATGGCGGAGGCATGGTGTCAGTACTGACACATGGGCAAGAGGAGAGGAGTGGGGTTGGTTAAgaaagtacggtggccctgaagtgcaaatcacaacagcaaatagaaaaacgcaacagcaaatcataaaacacaacggcaaataggaaaacatttcaacaaatcataaaacacaacggaaaataggaaaacatttcaacaaatcataaaacacaacggaaaataggaaaacaaaacagcaaatatgaaaacacgacagtaaataggaaaacacttcaacaaatcataaaacacaacggcaaatgtgaaaacacaacagcaaataggaaaacacgacagcaaatagaaaaacacgacagcaaatatgaaaacacgacagcaaatatgaaaacacgacagcaaaatgaaaaacacgacagcaaataggaaagctcacgacagcaaatatgaaaaccacGACCAGCAAAtataaaacacttcaacaaatcataaaacacaacagcattaacttccgacttcttttaacaggaaggagaggtggcCTGAAAAAGTGCTacttttaacagacagacagtccatctgtccaatcagcaAGTCCGTTCTGCTCTGCTGAATGGGCTTACCTTTTCGGTAGAGTTAATGTCGTTGTGTTTACTGTTCATTGAAAGTGTTTCGCCCCTGCTGTCGTATTTCGACGCGTCGTCTTCTATTTTGCTCTTCCTATTGCTGTCGATATTTTCATGGGACTGTTGACATGTTTCATatttgtgatttgcacttcagggccaccgtaagaatgtcagggtaagccaatcagaaacaGAGTAATGaagagtagggcgggacatgcctTCGCTATcctagaaaaaaatatatactcgCGTACAGTGAAGTGCAGCGAGTTTTCTCTTTGAACAAGACTTTGACTGTCTGACGttagtgttgtgttgtgttgaaaAACGAATTAACCTAAAATATTTACTTCGGAAACACCATAATCGCTGGTATGttttttcgtcagattttaaGGACGCAGTTAATCGGGACCAGAACGGCTCACCTCAAGCGGTTGCACCGTGTTTGTCAAGCCGAGGTAGCTCGCTGCTCCAAAAATAAACCGTTTCATTCtcataaacattttcttttcgtTAACTGCAGCtgtgcattttttttgacaACCAGCCCTGGTGGCACCAACTGTTTGGTTTATTGTGTGCCCCTcataaattgttttgtttgtactgtatgtgtgctatCAGCTCCGAGCTTTTAATTTTCTCTGTGATGCGTCTCTCTGACCCGTAGAGACCACTGTGCTCCAAAAGTGACGAGGTGAGGCTGGCAGAAGAGGCAAGCAAGAAGTATGGCTCCCCAGCTCCAACCATCTTCTCCAAAGTGATTGACAAAAGCATCCCTGCAGATATAATTTATGAAGATGATAAGGTAAACAACCAACCtcttcaaaacattttatctCATTTGGCCTACTCCATGCGGAGATTAATCAACATGTGATTGTTGAGgccaagttttttttgttgtgtttatcaGTGTTTGGCATTCAGGGATATCAGTCCACAGGCCCCCGTTCACTTCCTGGTTATTCCAAGGGTCCCTATTCCCAGAATTAGTGAGGCCAAAGCTGATGATGCAAAGGTAAGTTCATCTATACCTTTTCTCATACCTGCTGATCCTGTTCAGGGTTTGGGAGGTGAGAGATTGGGTGAACACCATAACAACCAcattcacatacatacactgGTGGGCACCGAAACAGTACACCCATATGTGATTGTTGCACATCATTCCATTATCTGTTGCTGTTGTTCTGAGAAGGTTTTCTAAAAGATTTAAGGAGCCCGGTTGCAgggatttttttccatatcagCCAGAAGAGCGTTAGTGAGGTCAGACACTGATTTGGGAGATAAGGCCAAATAATGTCAAAGGTGTTGGATGGAGTCGATGTCAGGGCTCTGTAGAGGCCAGTCAAGTTCTTTCACCAAACTAAGAAAATCATCTCTTCATGAACTTTGTTGCCCCAAAGTTAGAAGCACACCATAATCTAAAATATACTTGTATGTAACAGCATTTCATTTCCCTTAATTAAACTAAGGGGCCTTGCCCAAGCCATTAAGAATGTAGCCCCAGACCAGAAGTTAACAAACGTATGTGACCGGTGTATAAACGTAatgcaacaaacaaaaatgaacaaacaCTGGGGGGACATGCTCATTCCACACAGCAAGCTCCCAGCTAACCTCTATGACCAGTTGTTGGACATATACAATCTATTTGTTGTCACTGTCACCATATGCATCCTTCAGGACATATTTACACAACGCAAAGGAACAGGGTAGCATCTTGTTTTACATTATTAGTTTGGAATTTAAAATAAACCAGCTGCAGCTTATGTTTTCTGAGAGGAGTTGATTTTATTGTAGTGCACATGCATGATAATATTATGTACATTTTAGAATACCAATCCTGCGTGTTGTATATGTGTCCCCTCGTGCTTTAAAACCTCCTCATTGTGCCGGTGTCAAAACACTCCACTTCAACAAGCCTTAATGACTTCCGTCCAATTGCACTCACCCCCATCATTATAAAGTGCTTTGAGAGGCTGGTCTTTCTCAAGACCTGCTTACCACCCTCACTGGACTACTTCCAATTCACCTACTGTCAGAACAGGAGCACAGAGGATGCCATCTCTACGGCACGTCACTCTGCCCTGTCCCACCTTGACAATAGCAACACCTATGTGAGAATGCTGTTCATTGACTTTAGTTCCGCattcaacaccatcatcccctCCAAACTGATCACCAAACTCAGTGAACTGTGCATCGATACCTCCCTCTCTAATTGGATTCTGGACTTCCTAACCAACAGACTTCAGTCTGTTAGGTTAGATAATCACTACTCCGCAACCATCACCCTGAACACCGGCGTACCACAGGGATGTGTGCTGAGCCCTCTCCTTTACTCCATCTTCACCCACGACTGCACACCTGTACATGGCTCTAACACCAAGAAGACTTGCACTACCCTATCCAACCCATACtgtcctatttatttatttacaaatgtacatactgtaattacacctatacatagccatattttactgctcttcatactactcatcctgcacatacacttattcttagTTCTCTTATGTTAACCACAcagcacatagctgtacatactgtacatatctgtctatatagttcatacagaatatccatatttattctgtttttcttattatatattctgctaatacactgcatatatctatattattcttactcctgcctatgcaccacctgtctatacttgaatatcacattgcacatttctgcttttttgcacttctggttagacacaaactgcatttcgttgtctttgtacttgtactctgcacaatgacaataataaatactaatctaatctaatgtgtCCTGGGCTGTGTTGTTTTATTAGTTATTAACAATATGCATGACTGCAGTCCAAAATGTAAGTGTAggctattttatttatgtagctcatttcatttaaggTAAATTCAATatgctttacatttaaaatacacacagcaaGAAGCGATAAAGGTTAAAACCAGTATTTCCAGGATATAGCTTGACCACTGGTTCGGTCAGGTCCAACGTGGGACCTTTGCCAAAACATTTTCTCCATGTCCAGTCATACCCAAAAGTGTAATCATTGGAAAGCCAAttacattattaaataataataatgtgcacAAGTGCAATGCAAATCATGTCTTCAGCactctttttttcaactttcagCTCTTAGGACATTTGTTGGTTGTTGCCAAAAATGTGGCAAAGCAAGAATCTCTAAATGAAGGATACAGAGTGGGTAAGTTACAGTAATGGGTTTATAGACATAATATGTGAAAATACAGGCTGTTTATTAACTTGCATATTAAATTCTGGGTATGTCTTCTGCCCTCTGCAGTGATCAACGATGGAAAGCACGGTGCACAGTCAGTTTACCACCTTCACATCCACGTCCTGGGAGGAAGACAGATGACATGGCCGCCAGGCTAATGGTTTCATGAGTCTGTTAGTCTTTTCAGGCTTCTTTTATGCGTTTAATCCCAAGAGCATGGCATGATATCTGATGAGTGTAGTTCATATTCTCATCCAATCATTCTGTACAAAAACTCACTTCACCATgaaaaaatgtgaatatgttgaTGTAAAAATTAAGACATTATGTTTGATATGGCTGCAAATAAAGACCGTATGTCTTATATTGAAAGTTGAAATCTCAACTCAGTTCTTTAATCAGACATTGTCTAGCATCTGAAGTTAGTAACAAGTCGTGGACTTTTCGTGGACCATCAAATTCAATATAAAACAACACATCTTTATAATATAAAGCAAGAGGTTGTTGCATCAAATCG
This genomic window contains:
- the hint2 gene encoding histidine triad nucleotide-binding protein 2, mitochondrial is translated as MFFRQILRTQLIGTRTAHLKRLHRVCQAERPLCSKSDEVRLAEEASKKYGSPAPTIFSKVIDKSIPADIIYEDDKCLAFRDISPQAPVHFLVIPRVPIPRISEAKADDAKLLGHLLVVAKNVAKQESLNEGYRVVINDGKHGAQSVYHLHIHVLGGRQMTWPPG